The DNA segment TTGCAAGCAGGAAGGAAGTACTTCTTTGAGCAGTAAGTTACACCAAATATATCATCAAAAAATTACTTTCCTAGACTAATCAACTTTCAACAATTCATTCGCATTTTTGGAGTGTACCAACATCGAATTTATCAATGTCCCCTTCAGTTTCAGATGATAATAGCTCCATTCAGTCATCCCCATGGCAGAGAGATCACTTCTGGAAACAGACAAATCCTCGTCGAGACCTATCCAAGGGGATGTGCTTCTTCTTCTGGCGTTCCAAAAATGCTCGTCTTTCCTGCAGGAGCAGCAAGACTAGACGTCCGTACTCCTCAGTGATAGAGGCTCCGAAAAGTGCTTCTGGTGATCAAAAGACAGAAACGAAAAAGTGCAATAAGTTTAAAAACTCTAGTAAGAAACGTAGGTCTCTACTTGTGATTGTTCAAGATCTGATCGACAAAAATGTGTCCAAGAGCCCCATCAGGATGGAGACCGTGGTCTCGCCACGGAAGAGGTTTCTTAGGGAAATGGAGAAAGATAAGAATAACTCTGAGGATTCCAATTTGAAGAGGAGCAAGAATAAAACGACAAGTAATCAGGTGAATATTTTCCTTACTTGACAGCTGGTTTTGAAGCAATCATTCATAGAGACAACCACAGAATGGTACAGTAAAAGCTGAGCTCTATGATCAAGCATAGAATGTCAACCATAACTTGATGTCAAAGTTTTTGTTAACATTCTATGAACATTCAGGAATGCTtaccaaccttgtaaataattgaaaaaagtcatacaattttaaattctgtttgTGCTTTCCTGTTACCTCAATCATTTTATAATTTTGGGAAATGTGCCGGCTGTCTCTAAATGATGATAATAATTCCATTGATGAAATAAAAGTCTGCTTTATCCGTTCCCGATCTGGTCCCAATCTAACCATGATTTCTTTTGTTCAAGGCGAGCGTGTGCGCGGCGATGGGCGGGGCTAGCCCCCTCAGAATGAACGGTCACTCGGATGACAAACCTGTCGCCTCCGTGGCGCCATCTACCGTCGGTAAGAATTGTAGTTACAGCATCACGTCTCTGTTGTCCGACGACCGCGTCCCAGTGAAACGTTCACCCAGTAACTCGCCTAGTCATTTCGTGCCAGTCACCACCACCGCCTCCCAGATGAACTACAATATGGCCGCGGTCAAGTCCGAGGACCTTTGGTATTCCGAGAGCGTGGAGAGGTTCAGGTCTATCGAGCTTTCGGTGAGTAACAGTTGTCTAAAGActttgaagaagaagaaaatgaattgaattgactCATACATGTTTATCTTCTTCTTCTGCTGGAGTTCTCGTGGTGGATATAATGAAAGTTTCCGTTGCAGCATCCGGACAAAAATTCCTTCCATTCCTTCCCTCATCCTTCCTACATACCGCCCTTCATGTATCCTTATTCTTTCCCGACATGTTACGGCTATAATAGGGGGTTTCCCCCCATGCCACAGCCCATGTACCATCATCCTCCCGCTCATCATTTACCAATGCCCATGATGAGGCAGGAGGCGCCTTCGTGTTCCTGGAAAACGGAAAGGATGGATGAAGGGGATATAAAGAAAGAGGACAATTTATCAGGTTagtctttttttttctgttaagcCCTCGAATTTGAGTGAGAAAATTTTCGGTAAGTTCTGACAGTGTTCAGAAATTTTTAAGGTTTTGTCACAGAACTTATGCTCATTATTCTTTCTCTATTTGTTTGGAGTACATTGATCTGACGCTATTTGTGAATTACATTTATGGTTCTATCACTGAACACCCAAATTACTATGTTGTTCTGTGGTTTTTTATGGTTGCACATAGAGGTGATATAAACTTTTATCTCTATCACAGAGCACTGTATCTAAGATGTTCTGTGGCAAAACCATAAAAGTATTGTGAAAACTCTTGGAACATAGATTTATGTCCCAATGTCAGTCAAAGaattgtcaagaccgaacggttgcacagagctcaatgaaatttcaggaattttgactagaagagtcgctcttttagaatatgtcaAATTCAGATTTACGATGACTCTTCAAATATTATATCAATTATATCGAAGCCCTTGTTTGATTTGCAGATATGCCACTAAACCTGTCCAAGCATGCTGGTTGAAACTACTCAGTAGTGCCTTTTCCATGGTGtatattttattcgatttcaAGATAATTTTACGAAAACATTGTATCTATCGATTTATTGTTAGGTTTTATTTTACGATTAGGCGTATTATTTATTCAGAATTGATAAGAAAGACCTTTTTCCGAGACAGCTTCATCATCCAGATATTTGGAGAACAAAGATAGCTTTAAAATCTTTTAGTTTCTTTTTAATATTATTCGGTGCAATTTAGTGTTGCCAAGCAACTGATTGTATTTATGTATCATGTACAGAATTTGATAAAAGATATCTTAGGATTTGTAAAAATAATCGAGTCGAAAGTTGAGTTGGTGTAAAGATTTACTTTCGATtaattctttaaatttttaaGTTTCCCTTATTGAAATCGAGATATATTTTTATCTCATTCTGCAACTTCAACTAGATCTCGAAGTTTCAAATGACTGGACCCTTTTTTCACTTGAGTTTTCGTCCAGAATGAgttccaaaatgaaaaaaaaaattccaagctCTCTAGAAAAAATTGGACGTCGCTTCGTTTCCATACTTGTGGCGTTTAAAAATTAAGAATACCAGCAATGTccttttacatattccagttctTCAACAAGAGTCTAAGCAGTATTCGAAGCtcaattttgtatattttttcaaatgggcgTTGAATCATAGAAATTTCTTGGGCAATCCTGTATATTGGTGGGTGCCTTTATGCTAAATAATTTTAGTAGGAGAGAATTTCTAGCAGATGGTTGTATTTATTGAACAAATATGATATTTCTCACATATTTAGATTTTTATAGAGATGTTATTTTATCGTTATTTATTgtagaaattgtgaaaaatctAAGGGAGACTATCAGTTTCGGATAAAATCACAATATTTTATAGGCatttatttcatattatttttaatttatttcttcGAATTATAATGTTCCTTCCAATTCTGTAAGGTATATACATCAGTATGATATGTAAAATTTCTTGTAAATATATTCACATATCATTACTTTGTCAAAATATGAACTGTATAAACTCCTATATTTTTGTATCACAAATAAATCTTCTTTTGTAACTGACAAATCTTGTTTTTTAGTtccaataataatttttttgtattctaTGTGCGGTTTTTTCTGTCATTGGCTGTCAATTTTGTTATCAAAATTGAAATGGTGCGTTTATTGAAGAAAACTTGGCAAATTCTGCATACTCCGATTTCTGTTGTCTATAGCGCCCTGTATGGTAGCCGATTTGTCATTACTGAGGTTTCACTTGCCTTATTAGTTCTAATATTTTACTGCGAGTACTTACATTATAAAATGGTGATACAACAGGTGAGTGTAAAATTGTTTGAGTGAATGTGTGCTAGAACCTcagatgttttttattgatctgaggcTAGAACTCGAAATCATCTCCTTCTGAGtataaaaaatcgatattttgtcCTAAAGAGTAACAAAAATTATtacaaattttcctgaaagcT comes from the Coccinella septempunctata chromosome 2, icCocSept1.1, whole genome shotgun sequence genome and includes:
- the LOC123306439 gene encoding uncharacterized protein LOC123306439 produces the protein MHISESRESPNTILTKCAKMNENSHKKLGINGNSDGTVAKIKEENPKNYYVPPTSGGRLKFFKDGKFILELERAKEGERVSWVSVPRKTFWPPQGVATTVTCKQEGSTSLSISDDNSSIQSSPWQRDHFWKQTNPRRDLSKGMCFFFWRSKNARLSCRSSKTRRPYSSVIEAPKSASGDQKTETKKCNKFKNSSKKRRSLLVIVQDLIDKNVSKSPIRMETVVSPRKRFLREMEKDKNNSEDSNLKRSKNKTTSNQASVCAAMGGASPLRMNGHSDDKPVASVAPSTVGKNCSYSITSLLSDDRVPVKRSPSNSPSHFVPVTTTASQMNYNMAAVKSEDLWYSESVERFRSIELSHPDKNSFHSFPHPSYIPPFMYPYSFPTCYGYNRGFPPMPQPMYHHPPAHHLPMPMMRQEAPSCSWKTERMDEGDIKKEDNLSDMPLNLSKHAG